A genomic segment from Mus musculus strain C57BL/6J chromosome 13, GRCm38.p6 C57BL/6J encodes:
- the Calm5 gene encoding calmodulin 5: MSHGFTKEENKDGHINVQELGDVMKQLGKNLSHEELKALISKLDTDGDGKISFEEFFKSIKKYTKEQELQAMFSVLDQNGDGYITVDELKEGLSKMGEPLSQEELEGMIHVFGADQDGKVNYEQFLSHYIETVYKVHISD, encoded by the exons ATGTCTCACGGGTTTACTAAGGAGGAG AATAAGGATGGCCATATCAACGTCCAGGAACTTGGAGATGTAATGAAGCAGTTGGGCAAGAACCTCTCACATGAGGAACTGAAGGCTCTCATCTCCAAGTTGGACACAGATGGTGATGGCAAGATCAGCTTTGAAGAATTCTTTAAGTCCATCAAAAAGTACACTAAAGAGCAGGAGCTGCAGGCTATGTTCAGTGTCCTTGACCAGAATGGTGATGGGTACATCACTGTGGATGAGCTCAAAGAAGGCTTGTCCAAGATGGGAGAGCCGCTTTCCCAGGAGGAGCTGGAGGGCATGATCCATGTGTTTGGTGCAGACCAAGATGGGAAGGTGAACTATGAGCAGTTTTTGAGTCACTACATTGAGACTGTATACAAGGTCCACATATCTGACTGA
- the Net1 gene encoding neuroepithelial cell-transforming gene 1 protein isoform X1, translated as MLDINMKESLTTREIKRQEAIYELSRGEQDLIEDLKLARKAYHDPMLKLSIMSEEELTHIFGDLDAYIPLHEDLLARIGEATKPDGTVEQIGHILVNWLPGLNAYRGYCSNQLAAKALLDQKKQDPRVQDFLQRCLESPFSRKLDLWSFLDIPRSRLVKYPLLLKEILRHTPKDHRDVQLLEEAILIIQGVLSDINLKKGESECQYYINKLEYLDEKQKDPRIEASKVLLCHGELKNKSGHKLYIFLFQDILVLTRPVTRNERHLYQVYRQPIPVQELVLEDLQDGDVRMGGSFRGAFGNSDKAKNIFRVRFQDPSPGHSHTLQANDVFHKQQWFNCIRAAIAPFQRAASPLELQGLPDLHEECEENNPSAGNLRAQRRSCVVPGVMQIDEESALDCGSSVQTVEDTRNMKAQRPQPGLRRARDKAQSGGKKKETLV; from the exons ATGCTAGACATCAATATGAAGGAGTCCTTGACCACTCGAGAGATCAAACGTCAGGAG GCCATATATGAATTGTCCCGAGGGGAACAGGACTTGATTGAGGATCTCAAGCTCGCTAGAAAG GCCTACCATGACCCCATGTTAAAGCTGTCTATCATGTCAGAAGAGGAACTCACGCACATATTTGGAGACTTGGATGCTTATATACCTCTGCACGAAG ATCTGTTAGCAAGAATTGGAGAAGCAACCAAGCCTGATGGGACTGTGGAGCAGATCGGTCACATTCTCGTGAACTGG TTACCAGGCCTGAATGCCTACAGAGGCTACTGCAGTAACCAGCTGGCGGCCAAGGCTCTTCTGGATCAGAAGAAACAAGACCCAAGAGTCCAAGACTTCCTCCAGCGCTGTCTGGAGTCTCCTTTCAGTCGAAAACTAGATCTTTGGAGTTTCCTAGATATCCCTCGAAGTCGCCTCGTCAAGTACCCCTTACTGTTAAAAGAAATCCTTAGACACACTCCCAAAGACCACCGTGATGTTCAGCTTCTAGAAGAGGCA ATATTGATAATACAAGGAGTTCTTTCTGATATCAACTTGAAGAAAGGCGAATCTGAGTGTCAGTATTACatcaacaagctggagtacctGGACGAGAAGCAGAAGGACCCTAGGATCGAAGCGAGCAAAGTGCTGCTGTGCCATGGGGAGCTGAAGAATAAAAGCGGCCAT AAACTGTACATTTTCCTATTTCAAGACATCTTGGTTTTGACTCGGCCTGTCACCCGAAATGAGCGCCACTTGTACCAGGTTTACCGGCAGCCCATCCCAGTCCAGGAGCTGGTGCTGGAAGACCTGCAGGACGGGGATGTGCGCATGGGTGGCTCCTTCCGAGGGGCCTTCGGCAACTCAGACAAAG CTAAAAATATCTTTAGGGTCCGCTTCCAAGACCCTTCTCCAGGCCACTCCCACACACTGCAAGCCAATGATGTGTTCCATAAGCAGCAGTGGTTCAACTGTATTCGCGCGGCCATTGCCCCCTTCCAGCGGGCCGCCAGCCCCTTAGAGCTTCAGGGCTTGCCAGACCTCCACGAAGAGTGTGAAGAGAACAACCCTTCTGCTGGGAACCTCAGAGCCCAGCGACGGTCATGCGTGGTTCCTGGTGTCATGCAGATAGACGAGGAAAGCGCCCTGGATTGTGGCTCCAGTGTACAGACAGTGGAAGACACCAGGAACATGAAGGCACAGCGGCCTCAGCCTGGCTTACGAAGAGCAAGGGACAAAGCACAGTCAGGTGGCAAAAAGAAAGAGACTTTGGTGTAA
- the Net1 gene encoding neuroepithelial cell-transforming gene 1 protein isoform 2 (isoform 2 is encoded by transcript variant 2): protein MVAHDEIGGLLPIKRTIRVLDVNNQPFREQEEPSNKRVRPLARVTSLANLISPVRNGAVRRFGQTIQSFTLRGDHRSPASAQKSFSRSTVPTPTKRRSSALWSEMLDINMKESLTTREIKRQEAIYELSRGEQDLIEDLKLARKAYHDPMLKLSIMSEEELTHIFGDLDAYIPLHEDLLARIGEATKPDGTVEQIGHILVNWLPGLNAYRGYCSNQLAAKALLDQKKQDPRVQDFLQRCLESPFSRKLDLWSFLDIPRSRLVKYPLLLKEILRHTPKDHRDVQLLEEAILIIQGVLSDINLKKGESECQYYINKLEYLDEKQKDPRIEASKVLLCHGELKNKSGHKLYIFLFQDILVLTRPVTRNERHLYQVYRQPIPVQELVLEDLQDGDVRMGGSFRGAFGNSDKAKNIFRVRFQDPSPGHSHTLQANDVFHKQQWFNCIRAAIAPFQRAASPLELQGLPDLHEECEENNPSAGNLRAQRRSCVVPGVMQIDEESALDCGSSVQTVEDTRNMKAQRPQPGLRRARDKAQSGGKKKETLV, encoded by the exons GAGCCAAGCAATAAGAGAGTTCGGCCTCTAGCTCGGGTCACATCTTTGGCAAACTTAATCTCTCCCGTAAGAAATGGAGCAGTCAGGCGCTTCGGTCAGACCATACAG TCGTTTACCCTTCGTGGTGACCACAGATCCCCAGCCTCTGCCCAGAAGTCATTCAGCAGGTCCACCGTCCCCACACCCACCAAGAGAAGAAGCAGTGCACTATGGTCGGAAATGCTAGACATCAATATGAAGGAGTCCTTGACCACTCGAGAGATCAAACGTCAGGAG GCCATATATGAATTGTCCCGAGGGGAACAGGACTTGATTGAGGATCTCAAGCTCGCTAGAAAG GCCTACCATGACCCCATGTTAAAGCTGTCTATCATGTCAGAAGAGGAACTCACGCACATATTTGGAGACTTGGATGCTTATATACCTCTGCACGAAG ATCTGTTAGCAAGAATTGGAGAAGCAACCAAGCCTGATGGGACTGTGGAGCAGATCGGTCACATTCTCGTGAACTGG TTACCAGGCCTGAATGCCTACAGAGGCTACTGCAGTAACCAGCTGGCGGCCAAGGCTCTTCTGGATCAGAAGAAACAAGACCCAAGAGTCCAAGACTTCCTCCAGCGCTGTCTGGAGTCTCCTTTCAGTCGAAAACTAGATCTTTGGAGTTTCCTAGATATCCCTCGAAGTCGCCTCGTCAAGTACCCCTTACTGTTAAAAGAAATCCTTAGACACACTCCCAAAGACCACCGTGATGTTCAGCTTCTAGAAGAGGCA ATATTGATAATACAAGGAGTTCTTTCTGATATCAACTTGAAGAAAGGCGAATCTGAGTGTCAGTATTACatcaacaagctggagtacctGGACGAGAAGCAGAAGGACCCTAGGATCGAAGCGAGCAAAGTGCTGCTGTGCCATGGGGAGCTGAAGAATAAAAGCGGCCAT AAACTGTACATTTTCCTATTTCAAGACATCTTGGTTTTGACTCGGCCTGTCACCCGAAATGAGCGCCACTTGTACCAGGTTTACCGGCAGCCCATCCCAGTCCAGGAGCTGGTGCTGGAAGACCTGCAGGACGGGGATGTGCGCATGGGTGGCTCCTTCCGAGGGGCCTTCGGCAACTCAGACAAAG CTAAAAATATCTTTAGGGTCCGCTTCCAAGACCCTTCTCCAGGCCACTCCCACACACTGCAAGCCAATGATGTGTTCCATAAGCAGCAGTGGTTCAACTGTATTCGCGCGGCCATTGCCCCCTTCCAGCGGGCCGCCAGCCCCTTAGAGCTTCAGGGCTTGCCAGACCTCCACGAAGAGTGTGAAGAGAACAACCCTTCTGCTGGGAACCTCAGAGCCCAGCGACGGTCATGCGTGGTTCCTGGTGTCATGCAGATAGACGAGGAAAGCGCCCTGGATTGTGGCTCCAGTGTACAGACAGTGGAAGACACCAGGAACATGAAGGCACAGCGGCCTCAGCCTGGCTTACGAAGAGCAAGGGACAAAGCACAGTCAGGTGGCAAAAAGAAAGAGACTTTGGTGTAA